The Vitis riparia cultivar Riparia Gloire de Montpellier isolate 1030 chromosome 3, EGFV_Vit.rip_1.0, whole genome shotgun sequence genome segment cttttttctctctttattatCTTAGTTCTAACAACCACAGACTTTTCCATCATAACATGGACCCCACCTGTCTTCTTCATTCACTCTATGACACTCACTCTTCCCTTTTACAGGGAAGTGACTTTTCAAACTAAGGCTCTATGGTATGGGGTTGATTTTGGAAAGAGACCAGTGAGGTGAGGTTTTCAAGACTTTGGGGATCTCTCTAGGTTGCTAGGGTTTTTggagtaattttattttctttatttttagcaACTATGGATGAAGGGTTTAGAGGTTTGTTTGGAACTCTTTCTTGGGTTCTTAGACTAAATGGGCTTTGGAACTGTGTCTGTGGAGATATCTCTCGGACTGGTGAGGTTTCTTGGGCTTCATTTGGTGGGTTTTCTGTCTTGGTTCTCTCTGGTTTAGGGGTTTTTGCCTTTATAGAAAAGAAAGTGGAAGATCAGAGGAGGGTTACAATGGAGAAAAGGAGAAAGGCAGTTGAAGAGAATAGGGAAAAGAAAGAGTTAGAAGAGAGAAGCTAATGGTCGTCTTATGGGCTGGAGATTTGTTTTGATAACCGTTTTTCAAAAagttagtatatatatatatatatatatatatatatatatatatatatatatatatatatatatatcatgttttacaatatgaaattagtttacattggaaattttttcataaagaatTGACATGGGCTTCCTTTTTACATGATGGCCCCCAAAATTAAGAATCAAGGAATGGTACATGCTTCCTTAAGATAAATGGaaagagaaatttaaaaataaataaaaaatagaaaaactacTTCCAAAACTTGTCGCTCTGCTTCTACGTGCACGTAACTTTTAAACAATGTTCAACAaagaaaacttttaaattttctttttagaaagaaaactataaaggtttttttattaaattttattaaattattaattgtttagTAAAAAGGTTTAAACATTTTGGTAAAACAAATTGATgagattattaaattttataaatataaactaCTTCCAAAacttttttccaaaacaaatttcttatttaatttttaaacattagtCAAATCAAGACTTGTATTTATAATCcttattattaacattattgatttttaataaattgttatttttaaaatatctattaaaataatttttttttctattgaattcatttaaaaaaatttatcaaaatcaataagacttatatatatatataatatttcgATCATTTCACAAATTGAgtacttttattatttgaaaaaacatggTTGATTTATTGGTCAAATATttgcattcattttttttatttctctctcttttttaatCGACATtgtaattttcaattataagagtgtggaccccgcattttgctagatgcgttcccactcaatggtgaaaatttgatttttagaaaaagacttgaagtcgccatttatttttgttttattttttgagggaaaaacaaaataagaaataaaaaccctaagtgtgaatcctgaaggaaaaaaacaGGTCCGTGAAAAATCGAGTTTGGGTCCAGGAGTCAGGTTATTCATTAGGAAGGTAaggtaaaaaccgtagcacccctctaagcccctaaaaatgggtctctgctaaataaggtgaaacaagcatgacaattaactaggagatcAGTGGATACCAAAGAGATCATAGATTAAAAGCAAgtcatgataatgaataaattaacaaagtgagagtgagagcgtACTTTGGCAGCAGGTAATAAAGCACTATCATGAAATAAAGTTAGTGCGCAATAacgaatacaaaatatatcacatgcatatcaaagtgCAAGACAAAGATTAGACAATACTCATTAAGCATAAcaattgacaatcagaagaAAAAACTCATATATAGGGTCCCCATCAAAGCCCAATtcatcttgcatgaattaatctcacaaattctattattttggaattatgaaaattgccttgatgcttattaaaaatagtgaaaaacgagaaaattattaaaaatcaaagaaaatcacaAGATGCATGCCTGAATAAAAAATGGcagcaagtttattaaaaattaggttttggtgAATCAGGATTTtactgaagaaaagaaaaagaaaaaagaagaagaaaataacaataataataataataataataataataataataatgacaaataaataaataaagtaaaataataaaataaataaataaataaataattatatgaaatatgaataaataaaataattaaattaggtgaataaacaaattaaataaataaatttaaaagatttaaaaccatttgaaagacaaatttttgaaaatcaagttttgaaacttatttgaaaattgaagttttaagaactaaattagaaaattggaattttagaaaaataatttgaaactagaAGTCATGAAAATTGGAacttggaaaaattatttgggaatgagatttcttaaaaattaaatctgaaaattgaaattttggaaaattatttaagaatggaaatttctaaaagaataaatttgaaaattggaattttgaaaaattatttgaaaattaaagtttgaaaaattaaatttgaaaattggagttttgaaaattatttgaaagaaattggagttctgaaaattaaatttaagaattggaattttaaaaattaaatttgaaattttggaatttttgaaaatttaaatttaaaaatttgaatcttggaaaattaaattcaaaattagagtcttagaaaattattttgagaattgaattttgaagaattaaattttaaaaaatggagttttggaaaattgaatttcgagaattaaagttttgaaaattatttgaaaatcggaattttgggcgatcatttgaaaatagaagttttggaaattaaattttaaaaattaaagatttgaaaaattattttaaaatggaatatttaagaattaaatttgaaaattggaatagaAATGAGATTATTTGAGAAACCGGgattttaagaatcatttaaaaagaatttacgaaaatcaaactttgacatgtgaggaaaaaaaaaataattttcaccaTGAGGCCACAACTGGACCCACACACTGAAGGGTGTTATTTAATTAGAAAACTTGAAGTGCCCTACCACTTATGAAAATTCTCATGCCACTATTGACTTGTCATTCATCATTTGTTTAAACCTTTTCATGTCATTAGTGAACTACTGACTTTTGGGAGAGGAGTAATGAAGCCCCACTTCTCTATGAAAAGCACCAACTCACAACCCATTTACACATGGTAGCACATGAATCACCATGCAGGGCCTCGTTCCACCTCCAGAAGGCGACAACCCTGAAATATACTTAGTTGATGACAGAAGGAAGAGTTAGCGTAATGGGAGGCGGAACGTTGTTGGTGGGTGGAAGAGTGGCGTTGTTTGGTGACGAAATATCGGCTTCTTCTTCATAGTCGGGCATCTATGGCAAGTGGTTTACATCCATTCCATGGAGGAATGATTTGGGTGGAGCAGTGATGAGTTATGGCAACCACGCATCGATGCAACAGAGACGGAAGCAGTGGCAGTAATCCGGCAGCACCTAGAAAATGCTGCCGTCGTTACTGGTGACCGGTGCAACTGCCCACTTCACCAAGCAGATTGAGCAAGACCGTGTGTCACCGCCGGAGCAGTTTCCTTCaagcaccatttttttttcactttctcttTCCCGAATCACCTCTCCACATCTCTTCCTAAGCCTTCAATGTGACCCATATGGCTCTCAAACACCTAGAAATTTCTAACAGTATGAAAAATAGCTCATGGTGCCCTCTCGGAAACACCCCCAAACAAGATGGCCAACCTCAAACATGATACTTGACACCCTAAAATATACCAAGAACAGAGGAGaaggtaaagaaaaatagagcatGCACAAACGAAAATAACACAGTCAAATCTAGCTCCATTCCATAAATGCTGATGAGTTTTAAAAGTTAGTGGGAAAGTTTGAGTGATCTTAACACATGAACAATGGCATATCTACCATACAGCGCATTCAGGTGAAACAGAGATCAAGTAAATAGAAATAGGAAATAGGCTTAACACATTCAAacgtaaaataataataataataataaaataataaaaataaataaataaataaataaataaaaaatccaaatatcaGTAAGGAACATGGTATgtctgttaaaaaaaaatggagagccTAAGGTGTGAAATAGTTAAACCTAAGTGATTCCCTTCAAGTAAAATATTGCTTGGCTTCCAACAAGCTGCAATCTTCTCTTTCTACTTCCTCTTTtctcctaattattttttttctttttacaaatgCCCCAAAAAACCCAAAACGACTCTCACTTTTGCTTCCTCTTCCTACTTGCCCGTTTCTTCTCCCAAAACCTCACctactaaaaaaaaactctctcacACCTCTCTTTTCTGTCTTctcttactttttcttttcatgccAGCTTCTACCGACTCCCTGCTCTTACTTAGATCGTCATTTCCTCTATCTCGTTCCAACCATCCCCTTTCCAACTACTCCTCTGCTCCACTACTTCAACCACTGTCATTGCCTAGTCACATCTTTAACACACATCCCATGCAGGTTGGCTCctccagaaaataaaaaaggcagCTATTCCCGGGCGTGAGAAAAATCCCCTAGTCCaagaggggtctacaaatatgcccctctttggtAGAATtcatgagtgtaaggaatatgaacactagagtgaaaagaaagtgtgaatagtgagtggaatgaagtgaactctaccgaagaaaaagaaagacacCTAAAGGTACACAAGTAGAATGCAAACTTGCTCGAACCcacaaatgaacaaaaatgaCTCTAAAAATCCTAAGAGAAGGGTAGTCCTTAGAGTGCCTCTAAAGCTGCACTATGGATCCAGACTCCCTTTAAGATGTTTCCAAAAGTGACTCAAAGatcaatgtcaaagatgagtaatggtCGAACCACCTTGGAGTACAGGAAAGAAGGCGTCCAAATGGGAACTAGCCTATGTAAACTACATAAGAACGCTAAGTGTGGGGTGTCCAACAACAAGACCGAAAATGCATCGTGAACTCAAAGGACTATGTCATGTGCAGTGGAAGGGAAAGTCTAGAAGAGCATGATGAACAAATGATAAGCACAAGGTAACAgggtgaggaaaatgaggacGAATGTAAAATCGTGAAGGCAAGATATGTAATGCCAATGAATATGAATGTCAGGAGCTATGACTCTGAATGATATGGCTGAGGAAAaatgactttgaatgccaaaaaggaggaaaaatggtgactctaaatgcctgAATGAGTATGCACAACAACTCTTAACGCCAAAACTAAAGGAAGATGGTGGCACCGAATGCCAAGTTGGAAAATGGCTACAAATGCCAAAATGAAGACACGTCTCTGAACGCTAaactgaagaagatgatggctctaaatgcctaactaaagacatggctctgaacgcttaaaattgatgaaagtggCTTCGAATAGTAAGaatgactctgaatgctaaactaaaagaaaatggaaacctTAAATGCTAGCaatgtggctctaaacaccgaaTTAAAAGAGAAAGACAACTCTAAATGTTAGGAATgtagctctgaacgccgaactagaggaaaatgatggctttgaatgctagACTAactaatggctctgaatgccaaactcaatatatgatggctctaaatgtcaAGTTGActaatggctctaaacgccaaacctaagatatgatggctctaaacTCCAGGAGTGAACAACGACTCTGAACTCCAAACTATGAATGACGGCTCTAAACACCGGGAATGTAGCTCTAAACACTGAAAATGTGGTAGCGAATGCCCGATCATGATAAGATGATGtctctgaacaccaaactgtGAAGGGAcagtgactctgaacgccaaactaaaaagagatggtggctttgaatgcccaAACTGAGAagggatggtggctctaaacgccaaattGAAAACATGTCTCTAAAGGCCAAATTGAGAAGATAtggcggctctgaacgccaaactgaagaagatgaaggctctgaacgtcaaactgtgAAGGGATAGTGACTCTGAACACCAAGCTGGAGatgtggctctaaatgccaaattgAAGAAGATGGAGGCTTTGAACATCAAACTGTAAAGGGATagtgactctgaatgccaagttagagatgcggctctgaacaccaaactgaagaagatgaaggctctgaatgccaTAACTGAGAACTAACATCTTTGAATGTCAAACTGAGAAACACGACTCTGAATGTCGTAACTGAGAAGcaataatggctctgaacgtcaagCTGTaaggagatggtggctctgaacgccataACTGAGAACTGACATCTCTGAATATCAAACTGAGCAGGACGACTTTGAATTTCGTAACTGAGAAGATATGgcggctttgaatgccaaactgaagaagATGAGGGCTTTGAACATCAAATTGTGAAGGGATAGTGACTCTAACGCTAAGCTggagatgtggctctgaacgccaaattgaaTAAGATGAAGGCTCTAAACGTCAAACTGTGAAGGGATAGTGACTCTGAATACCAAGCTGGAGAtgcggctctgaatgccaaactgaagaagatgaagactcTGAACGCCATAACTGAGAACTAACATCGCTGAATGTCAAACTGAGAAAGACGACTCTAAACGTCgtaactgagaagcgatgatggctttgaacgccataACTGAGAACTGACATCTCTTAATGTCAAACTGAGCAGGACGACTCCGAATGTCGTAACTGAGTAGATATGACGACTCTGAACACCAAGCTATAAAAAGATGGCGACTCTAAACGTTATAACTAAGAagggatggtggctctaaacgccaaactgaaaagagatggtggctctaaacgccaaactaaaaagaaatggtggctttgaacgccaaaattgagaaggatgactctgaacgttaaactgagaatgatgactttgaacgtcaaactgagaatgatgactctgaatgtcaaactgagAATAGATGGCAGCTCTGAACGCTGAGCTGCAAGGAAATGATGAAGAGGGAAATATGCTTCAATGTAGCGTGCCACCACAACTCCCAATCTACTGAAAGGGTCTGAAAGAGACTCTATGAGTCTCAAAAGATGATTTGCTAGTGAGTCGGAATGGTAAAATCGACTATAAGTATGGCCTCACAATTCATCCGACTAAATCACAAGGCCTAATGATGTGTCACAATAAGTCAGGCACTTCTAACTCAAAATGCTCTATAAGAGAAGTCCATCGTCATCTCAAATGACTGATCCACTAGGGGACCTCAAGAGAATATTCCGTTGGGGTAACTAGCGCGACCTCAACATAACAATCTACGGAAGAGTCATGGATAGTGGGACAGCCAAAACCCGAAGGTTGTGCTCCTCTGGAGGCTCATCTCGGCAAAAATCATTGAAACAATGACCagtaatgcaaataaatatccATCGGCTAAGTGATGAAGATTGTAACAAGTTTGtgagaaaaaaatcatcttcacagctaaaaaaagggaaatatgccccagtatagcaaCTAAGGCATCCGGTCTATCCTGATAACTCGAGAATAACTCAATGGGAAATGTATAAGAAATTTGACATGTACTCCACTGAAATGATGATGTGGGAGTCTATGCACCTGAGATAACTCCATCTAAGAATCAtgataatataagaaaatatgagCCTAACTTAATGGCTTGAGAAAGACTCCAATGAAGAATCAGGACAAAATGAAAGCAAACCATTGGCCCAACGTGTATCTCACGACTGAGAACAATCATGCAAATTAATGAGGATCTACAAATCTGAACCAAAACGGgagtatgccccagtatgacatcgAATGTGTGATGATACGGAAAACCAGATGatatcaaatcatccatcattgAATGTGCAATCCTAGTCATCCACGTCCATAACTGAATCGGACCTACAAATCAAAAGGGTGTGCCCCAAAAGGAGAAACATGATGACAACCAAATGTCGAAAAATGTGGGCTTGACTGGATGGCTCCAAAGAGGCTCCACTGggggatcatgataagataacaaacAGATCGTCATCTCGGCGTGTATCTCATAGGTGGGGATGATCATGcgactccatgaagatctataaatctcaatcgaaacagaaatatgccccaatatggaaTCAGATGTATGGTAGATCGATAAAGCAGACGACATcgaatcatccatcatcaaatgtgcaaTCCTGGTCATCCATATCCATAACTGAATCGAGTTCAAATGTCAAAGAGGCGTCtctcagaagaagaagcatgatgatatctaaatatcaaccaaatctcaaacacctgtccaagtaggggTAGTCGAAGACGACATTTGATcccatggccttagggtggtcttaagacatgggacataacgtaggctagggtgataaggtaatagaaatgaagggaaactaggcccaaatacccaatgatcaaaaacccatgccctcatgtataaaatgcaacatgcATAGAAAAGCTTGTGAGCCATAGACCTGAGGGTGCCCAATgtgaatataatatcaataatgaaaCAATGAGGCAAATCAAACCGATAATGAGATACGCAAGAATGATGCAAGGGAAAAATTGAACCTGGAATAGGTCaatgtaagaaaagaacaagGGGGTGAAGCGAataggatgaatcacaagcaatgaCGAGGATGATAGCGAAACAATAAATATACGAAGAAAAGTGATGATCATCTGAAGTCAAACGTGGAGTGAAgccacatcaataatgaatataatgatggaaaggacaatgacctAAAGTCtctaggagaaggtcactcatctcactctcaaagaTATATgacaaaatgaaaacaaagaaaagatgatctcagaaagctcacatacgaactctcaaTAACAAACATACTAAATAAAATGACCCTCAGATATCAATATATACGctcaatgatggagaatactatgcacatacacacatgtgcttatttttcttttcatttcatttttttcttttctttttcctagattttttttttttacatatatacaaatgcacataccctgaacataaacaaatgaaccccaaagatgatatcaataatggatagACACACTCTCAAGTGTTAAGGTGACAAAAACTCTCTCTGACGAGAtaaccttctcaaactaaggatctctaaatcAGTGTTCGTAtgatagatagtggaaatgatgtgactatcttCCACGTAATGAATTGAGGAGGATCatcactcagggtggagagaatatgaagaaaaataagtagtagatagaataaagaagaagagatgaagaacacaaccaatgagataTAAAGGAATGCAGTAGTGcgatggtaggaaaaataatgagagaataATGTGCTCGTAGGCcgaaggctcatgaaactcctaaatgaagcatgcatacactaaagggcccTATCCCAGTATAGAAATGTAAACaaggcaataagaaagaaagactctGAGGCAtatgcgaggctcaatgggctagcaacaaTCTGTATGTCAAAAGggaataacaaggtatatggttaatcgaaatgatggccacccatcctatgaccatggtctcaaacataatacttcttcagtTGATCTACATTGTTCAGCTCTAagaatcggtttccatctagatccatcaaccatgcaacaCCCTATAGGGTCAGCTCCCTAATGAAATAAGGTCTGCTCTaattgggtctgaacttccctctatggtctctgatcaatcccctcaTGACCTTCATAACCATGTCATCTCTCTATAGCGGTCTAAGTTTGAACCGCTTTTTGAATACAAGGGCCATCTTCCTTTGATAGGCACGAACATGGTCTACTGCTCTCAagctcctctcatctaggagattgagctggtATAATCTAGCCTAGGCTCAATCTGTCTCCGAAATCTGCTGCTCCAATGCTAtcctcaatgaacccatctctatctcaactgGTAGCACTGCCTCTataccatacaccaaggagTAAGGTGTGGCTCCTATAGAGGTGCAAAAAGaagtccgataagcccacaatgcaaacgGAAGCTTCTTTGACCAATCCtgagaagtctcaatcatcctccgcaagatcctcttaatattcttattcgcagcctctactgccccattaGTCTGCGACCTGTATGCAAACAATCTATTATGTTGGATACCATATTTCTGTAATAAAGTGTCAACATCTGCTCTGAAATGTACTCTTCTGTTCGAGATCAGCTCGTGAGGGACTCCATAGGAATAgataatgtgtgatctgatgagaCTAGCAATCCCAaatgatgtcaatctcgcatatgaagTAGCCTttacccacttggtgaagtaatcaatggcgaccaggatgaactcatgaccactagaAGACTTTggtgaaatcttcccaataatgtctataccccatactgaaaatggtcATGGCGAAGTCAATGCATGTAACTCTGAAGGGGGCACGTGAATGAGATGTATCTGGCATTCtggacatctctgaacaaactgacagcaatctgtctccatggtcaaccaaaaaTAGCCAATCCCCATGATCTTACGGGCtaacatatgccctcccatatgtgaTCCACAGACTCCcacatgaacctctctcatcacccGATATGTAGAGGCATGATCTAGATACAGTAGTAACATCCCATCAATTGATCGTCTATATAATGTCTACCCACAGATCATAAATTAGGTGgctaactgtctcaatgctctcttatcCTTAGTCGTGAAGGTCTCAGGATATGCACCAAATCTTAAAAACtggtatatgtcatggtaccaaggcaaaccatcaTCAAACTTTGCCTCATCAACCAAACAACAGTAGGCAGGAACAGATCTCGACTCAATTAGTAAAGGGCGAACAATGGTATCAACaggaatatcaatcatggaagctagggTAGCTAAGACATCAACAAACTGGTTTTGCGCTCTAAGCAGAtgtgtatatctcaaatcatcaaatctcccaaccaaTAGCTCTAAGTATgcatggtaaggcctaagcttcacatctctagtcttccactcacCCTGAATCTGTCTTAATATCAGATTgaagtcaccaaacacctccatctatCTGATCCCGAGCTCAAGAGCtatctctaatcccaagatgcaagtctcatactcaacaatattgttcgtggcaggatgtcaATCTGAGAATGCTAAACGAACAGATCTAGGAAAGTggtcaccatgaggggatatcaacaagacacCTATCCCATATCTAGAATGGTTAGCCACAATATCAAAGTACATGCACCAACCTGATATACTAGTCACAGCAGCAACATCCTCATAtgggaaatcatcatcaatcgTTCTACCATCGAAAACTGGTAATAAGGCTAAGTGATCCGCAACAATGCTCCCTCTAAtagacttctgagtgacataatgaatgtcaaactcagtcaaaagtaccaaccatctcgtGAGTCGACCAACCAAAGCAGGCCTGTTAAACAAATATCTCAAGGGATTTAGACGAGATATCAAGTGCAccgaatactcggtcatgtagtGTCTCAGTCTTCGAgtagcccaaaccaatgccaaatAGAAGctctcaatcatgacatatcttgTCTCATAATCtaacatcctcttactcaaataataaatagctCGCTCCTTTCCCGAATCATCtagctgagccaacatgcatcccaaTGCTATGTGTGAGACTGACAAGTTTAGGAATAAgggacggcctggtgtaggaggcgccaagaTTGGAGGTGATAACAAGTactctctgatcctctcaaatgcgTGCTggcactgatcatcccaaatagtaagttgactcttcctcaaaatttggaaaataggctcacagatgtctgtcaatctggcagtgaatctgctgatgtactgaagtctacccaagaagcctccAATCTCTCTCTCGATCCTCGGCgtaggcatgtcaaggatggctctgaTCTATTTGGATCCACCTCTATGCCTCTTTCACTGACTATGTATCCCAGTAGCTTCCCataagtcactccaaaagtgcccttcttgggattcagtctcaatctgaactcTCTggtcctctcaaagaatctctctataACTGCTAGGTGATCTGCTCTATCTcaggatttcactatcatgtcgtctacatagaCCTCGACGTctcgatgcatcatgtcatggaaaagaGTAGTCGCTACTCTATGATAAGTAGCTCATGCATTCTTCAAGCCAAATGACATCACTCTGTAGCAGTAAGTACCTCAATATGTAATGAAagacgtcttctccatgtcctatGGAGCCATCAGGATTTGACTGTACCCGAAAAACCCATCCATAAAGGACGACATCGAATGGCCTACTGTACTATCAACTAGCATGTCAATgtgtgggagaggaaaatcatcattgggactggccttgttgagatcttaGAAATCAACTCAGACTCTCACTTTGTCGTCTTTTTTTGGAACAA includes the following:
- the LOC117911019 gene encoding uncharacterized protein LOC117911019, with the translated sequence MEVFGDFNLILRQIQGEWKTRDVKLRPYHAYLELLVGRFDDLRYTHLLRAQNQFVDVLATLASMIDIPVDTIVRPLLIESRSVPAYCCLVDEAKFDDGLPWYHDIYQFLRFGAYPETFTTKDKRALRQLAT